ATCTAGCTGCAGATCtgctttaaatttaaagcaAACGACATTAAAAATCCAGTTTCAGCATCAACCGGTGTGAGGAGCGATTCTCCTGTCGGGCACCTGAGCAGCAGCCGTGTTTGGGGTCCTTCGGGGAGTCGGCCAGCAGCCTCTCTTTGGCGTCCTCGCTCTCCACCAGCAGAGCGGTGAGCGGTGTGACGAACTGGTGCTCCACGGCCAGCGCCATGATCCGCTGGGTGATCTTCCTCTTTTTGGCAGCGGTCGGAGCCAAAGACCTGCAGGAGAGACGCAACGCAAACAATAACTGACAATAATTCACTTATTTCTGCAAAACCCTCATTTACTGATGGAGCTGATGCAGAACCCAGATTTTATATTCTATtctaaatgtccttaaattggagaaatgtcccaaaatcatcgAAATGTCCCATAATCTTAGAAACCCCCAAAATCCCAAAAACGtcacaaaatcacagaaatgtcctaacatccgaGGAATGTTCTAAATCcaaacaaatgtcctaaaatccaagaaatgcccttaaatcctaaaaatgtccgaGATCAgagaaatcagagaaatatcctaaaattgtagaaattcacaaaaaaaaaatcctaaaatcaaagacaaatcctacaaacgtcctaaaatcctctaAATTTCCTAAAtccaaaaaagtcctaaaatgtgaaaGATGTCCTTGAATCCTAGAAACCTGCATGTGGCTGCTGTGtttggcccctggccccctgtcattttgtaaaactggCCCCTAAGCAGAGTGATTTGAGTGTCCCCGTTTAAACTcatgtttttccaaattttctTCATCGTTTTTGGACAGTGTCTCACTGCGTGTGTCCTCGAGCGTCTCACCTCTCGGCGATCAGCTGTTTGATGGTGATGTACGCCCACAGCTGTCTGGCGAAGCCCGTGAAGGAGTGCTGCTGTTTGGCCAGCTCCGTGTCCAGCTCCGCCATGTCCCCCTCCGTCTCCAGGGTGATGTCCAGACGGGCCTGCGGGACAGGAGGACACTGccggtgagtgtgtgttcatgttgttagcacctgctggtgtgtgtgtgtgtgtgtgtgtgtgtgtgtgtgtggactcacGGTGGACGCGGTGGTGAAGCTGGTCAGCGTGTCGCTGTCTGACGGCAGCACTTTTCCCGCCACCACCAGCTCAGAGCCGCTGAAGAACTTATCAAAACGGTTCTGAGTGACGTCAGAGACCGAGTCCTCCGGGAACTGGACCGTGATCCTCCTCAGCAGGGGGGAGGACACCTGGCTGTAAAACGtctgcagggaggaggaggagagaggaggaggaggagtgaggagagagaggaggaggagagagNGAGTCCTCCGGGAACTGGACCGTGATCCTCCTCAGCAGGGGGGAGGACACCTGGCTGTAAAACGtctgcagggaggaggaggagagaggaggaggaggagtgaggagagagaggaggaggagagagNNNNNNNNNNNNNNNNNNNNNNNNNNNNNNNNNNNNNNNNNNNNNNNNNNNNNNNNNNNNNNNNNNNNNNNNNNNNNNNNNNNNNNNNNNNNNNNNNNNNNNNNNNNNNNNNNNNNNNNNNNNNNNNNNNNNNNNNNNNNNNNNNNNNNNNNNNNNNNNNNNNNNNNNNNNNNNNNNNNNNNNNNNNNNNNNNNNNNNNNNNNNNNNNNNNNNNNNNNNNNNNNNNNNNNNNNNNNNNNNNNNNNNNNNNNNNNNNNNNNNNNNNNNNNNNNNNNNNNNNNNNNNNNNNNNNNNNNNNNNNNNNNNNNNNNNNNNNNNNNNNNNNNNNNNNNNNNNNNNNNNNNNNNNNNNNNNNNNNNNNNNNNNNNNNNNNNNNNNNNNNNNNNNNNNNNNNNNNNNNNNNNNNNNNNNNNNNNNNNNNNNNNNNNNNNNNNNNNNNNNNNNNNNNNNNNNNNNNNNNNNNNNNNNNNNNNNNNNNNNNNNNNNNNNNNNNNNNNNNNNNNNNNNNNNNNNNNNNNNNNNNNNNNNNNNNNNNNNNNNNNNNNNNNNNNNNNNNNNNNNNNNNNNNNNNNNNNNNNNNNNNNNNNNNNNNNNNNNNNNNNNNNNNNNNNNNNNNNNNNNNNNNNNNNNNNNNNNNNNNNNNNNNNNNNNNNNNNNNNNNNNNNNNNNNNNNNNNNNNNNNNNNNNNNNNNNNNNNNNNNNNNNNNNNNNNNNNNNNNNNNNNNNNNNNNNNNNNNNNNNNNNNNNNNNNNNNNNNNNNNNNNNNNNNNNNNNNNNNNNNNNNNNNNNNNNNNNNNNNNNNNNNNNNNNNNNNNNNNNNNNNNNNNNNNNNNNNNNNNNNNNNNNNNNNNNNNNNNNNNNNNNNNNNNNNNNNNNNNNNNNNNNNNNNNNNNNNNNNNNNNNNNNNNNNNNNNNNNNNNNNNNNNNNNNNNNNNNNNNNNNNNNNNNNNNNNNNNNNNNNNNNNNNNNNNNNNNNNNNNNNNNNNNNNNNNNNNNNNNNNNNNNNNNNNNNNNNNNNNNNNNNNNNNNNNNNNNNNNNNNNNNNNNNNNNNNNNNNNNNNNNNNNNNNNNNNNNNNNNNNNNNNNNNNNNNNNNNNNNNNNNNNNNNNNNNNNNNNNNNNNNNNNNNNNNNNNNNNNNNNNNNNNNNNNNNNNNNNNNNNNNNNNNNNNNNNNNNNNNNNNNNNNNNNNNNNNNNNNNNNNNNNNNNNNNNNNNNNNNNNNNNNNNNNNNNNNNNNNNNNNNNNNNNNNNNNNNNNNNNNNNNNNNNNNNNNNNNNNNNNNNNNNNNNNNNNNNNNNNNNNNNNNNNNNNNNNNNNNNNNNNNNNNNNNNNNNNNNNNNNNNNNNNNNNNNNNNNNNNNNNNNNNNNNNNNNNNNNNNNNNNNNNNNNNNNNNNNNNNNNNNNNNNNNNNNNNNNNNNNNNNNNNNNNNNNNNNNNNNNNNNNNNNNNNNNNNNNNNNNNNNNNNNNNNNNNNNNNNNNNNNNNNNNNNNNNNNNNNNNNNNNNNNNNNNNNNNNNNNNNNNNNNNNNNNNNNNNNNNNNNNNNNNNNNNNNNNNNNNNNNNNNNNNNNNNNNNNNNNNNNNNNNNNNNNNNNNNNNNNNNNNNNNNNNNNNNNNNNNNNNNNNNNNNNNNNNNNNNNNNNNNNNNNNNNNNNNNNNNNNNNNNNNNNNNNNNNNNNNNNNNNNNNNNNNNNNNNNNNNNNNNNNNNNNNNNNNNNNNNNNNNNNNNNNNNNNNNNNNNNNNNNNNNNNNNNNNNNNNNNNNNNNNNNNNNNNNNNNNNNNNNNNNNNNNNNNNNNNNNNNNNNNNNNNNNNNNNNNNNNNNNNNNNNNNNNNNNNNNNNNNNNNNNNNNNNNNNNNNNNNNNNNNNNNNNNNNNNNNNNNNNNNNNNNNNNNNNNNNNNNNNNNNNNNNNNNNNNNNNNNNNNNNNNNNNNNNNNNNNNNNNNNNNNNNNNNNNNNNNNNNNNNNNNNNNNNNNNNNNNNNNNNNNNNNNNNNNNNNNNNNNNNNNNNNNNNNNNNNNNNNNNNNNNNNNNNNNNNNNNNNNNNNNNNNNNNNNNNNNNNNNNNNNNNNNNNNNNNNNNNNNNNNNNNNNNNNNNNNNNNNNNNNNNNNNNNNNNNNNNNNNNNNNNNNNNNNNNNNNNNNNNNNNNNNNNNNNNNNNNNNNNNNNNNNNNNNNNNNNNNNNNNNNNNNNNNNNNNNNNNNNNNNNNNNNNNNNNNNNNNNNNNNNNNNNNNNNNNNNNNNNNNNNNNNNNNNNNNNNNNNNNNNNNNNNNNNNNNNNNNNNNNNNNNNNNNNNNNNNNNNNNNNNNNNNNNNNNNNNNNNNNNNNNNNNNNNNNNNNNNNNNNNNNNNNNNNNNNNNNNNNNNNNNNNNNNNNNNNNNNNNNNNNNNNNNNNNNNNNNNNNNNNNNNNNNNNNNNNNNNNNNNNNNNNNNNNNNNNNNNNNNNNNNNNNNNNNNNNNNNNNNNNNNNNNNNNNNNNNNNNNNNNNNNNNNNNNNNNNNNNNNNNNNNNNNNNNNNNNNNNNNNNNNNNNNNNNNNNNNNNNNNNNNNNNNNNNNNNNNNNNNNNNNNNNNNNNNNNNNNNNNNNNNNNNNNNNNNNNNNNNNNNNNNNNNNNNNNNNNNNNNNNNNNNNNNNNNNNNNNNNNNNNNNNNNNNNNNNNNNNNNNNNNNNNNNNNNNNNNNNNNNNNNNNNNNNNNNNNNNNNNNNNNNNNNNNNNNNNNNNNNNNNNNNNNNNNNNNNNNNNNNNNNNNNNNNNNNNNNNNNNNNNNNNNNNNNNNNNNNNNNNNNNNNNNNNNNNNNNNNNNNNNNNNNNNNNNNNNNNNNNNNNNNNNNNNNNNNNNNNNNNNNNNNNNNNNNNNNNNNNNNNNNNNagaggaggaggaggaggaggaggagagagaggaggaggagtgaggagtgaggagagagaggaggaggagtgaggagtgagaggaggaggaggaggaggaggaggaggaggagagggtgtGTTATTCTGTCCTAACTGACTGTCATTGTCACaaatatttgtataaataaaacttaaagagaaaaaaaagtcgtGGTACCCGCAGCTGCTCGGCGGCGTCGTGGTTGGCGTAGATCCTCTGAGCCATGCCCCTGTTCTCCATGGCGATCCGCTCCAGGAAGTCGTAGTCCACGTCGAAGCCGATGCCGAGCGAGAAGAGAGAGAACTCCTCCCTCATCACTCGCTTCACGTTCTTCTGGATGGTGCTCAGCTTAATCTCTCCTGCGGGACAATCACCTCCGCTCAAAATCAGTGACTCGACTCAACGCGTCCGGTGTCACCTCacctcctaaaatctgagaaatgcactaaaatactagaaataacttaaaatcttagaattaacctaaaatccttgaaacatcctaaaatcctaaaaaatcttaaaatcttagaatttACTAATAAtgttagaaatgaaaaaaaaacttagaaatgaaaaaaaaatcttagaaatattcttaaatcctaaaaatgccctaaaatcttacaaacgtcctaaaatctcagaagcATGTATGGGCCGCTGTGACTTTTATCTCGATGTTTATTTCTTCCTCAGGGCGATGAGCTGCTAAACCTGGGGGCGGAGTTTAATTTGGTCGTCGGGGACGACAGAGAATCTGTTGACAGAGGCGGTCTTACCCACAGTGGGGTCTCCGTCAGACACCAGGATGATCATGGAGACGGAGCGAGGGTCGATCAGCCCCTGATTGGACGCCCTCACCAGCATCTGCACCGCTCTCATCAGAGCCTCGTTGATGTTGGTGcctggggtcaaaggtcaggaaAAAACAGCCATAACTGGTCTCCGGTTATAAGATCAATAACAAAAGGCTTTACTTCAGTGGTATTCAACTTatggcccatgggccaaatctggcctctgaaagggtgccaggtggcctcCGGTCATTtcctaattcacagtaaaacaGTGATTAGTCTCCATACggtgccagagagcataaaactgcatcaaaatagagcctgctgatcaaaacaaaatcacagaaaagtgctaaaatcctaaaaatatcctaaaatacgAGAAAAATCCTATAattcgagaaatgtcctaaaatcctggaaatgtccaaaaattccgTGCAgaatcctaaaatcagaaaatgacttaaattcccagaaatgttttaaaatctaagaaatgtccaaaaatcttaaagtgtcctaaagtcctaaaaatgtccgaaattcctataaatgtcctgaaatcctagaagtgtcctaaaagcctagaattgtccctaaaatcctggacatttctcaaaatccTGAAATTCCTAGCAATATCCTAAactccaaaatcctagaaacctgcTCTGCTGTCAAAAAGTGGCCCCCGGGGAAAGCGAATCTCGCCGCTCTTCTTGATGAAAACGCTGCGTCGTACCTCCGTTGGGTTTGATGTTCTGGATGTATTTCTTGGCGTCGCCGATCTGGATGGACGAGGCGGGGACCAGCTCCTCGCTCCAGCAGCGCACGTTGTGGTTGAAGTCGATGATGCTGAAGTGGTCGTCGATAGTGAGGTCGTCCAAAATGGCCTGCATCGCCTCCACCGTCTGCGGGAGGAGTTTAATGTTAGTTTAATGCATTCTGCAGAGCGGCCACACGGGGGCGGCGTTTCACAGAGCGAGCGGTGGAGGGCGAACGGGGCGATGTTGGAGGGGTCAAAGTGCGCAAAACTTGATTTAAACCACGACTGACCTGCTTCATCTTGACTCCCCACATGGATCCGCTGACGTCGATGACGAACACGATGTTTTTAGGAAGAGGCGAGAGGTTGGAGGGAGCGAAGAACTGCACAAAGTGGCCGTCTGACACCTGGAGGAAACGGCGCCGGCTCAAACCATCATCTCCAAACCGCTTACAGTCGTATTCAGggttcatgcacatttttaccaataactttccaggacttttccaggaatttgaggcaaattttaaagaccaaacatgCTGATGCTCCTTATCggtttctttttaatttctttatattagctttttaaaatatgtattattaaaaataacaataaatccagggcaggattagaactgaatattgtAACTGTatataaaatgggaaaaaatgtttgttttttttatttaaacatttttggggatttctaaaggaagaaagaaactgactttttttctttccagaaacTGTTATTTTCAccgctgatttttaaaaaaatatggcacattttcttaaaataaaaaagaaaacatttatcaccaccagaaactgtaaaaccGAAAATCATCGTTGGATTttatttgaacacatcatgtattattatacaggtttttggaataaaatttcatacctttccaaaactttccaggtatatttagttttacaaaacttttccaggtttttcatgatgTGCGAACCCTGAATAATTATTGAAAAAGTTGCCCAGTGAGGCtttaaacagtattttatttttgagtgtgtgtgtgtgtgtgtgtgtgtgtgtgtgtgtgtgtgtgtgtgtgtgatacctGGAGCTCCCCGGCGTTGCTGTCTCGGTTCACATCATATCTGACGGTGAAGACGCCGTCGATGGCGCTGCCCGTGCAGTTGTCAcacttcctctgctgctggaggtTCGGCTTGAAGACAATATGAGCCTGGAGACACACGAGACACGACGAGTGAGACACTCAGATCCTGCCGACACACGCTGAAGACGTTATTATCAcctctttctgtttgttgttaCATCGTCAAATTAAAGCTAAAGGCGATAAAACGACAACGATATCAATCGCGATTGGagcggacatgtccaacagcccgctccaacTGGACtagttttacaaactgtctcgTTCCTGTCAGGTTTTCCACAAAACACCTGTTTTTGCGCGTGACCAGTACGCACCGAGGTGGCTATTAATGGCGCCCGTCCCACTGATTCATCACGTGTATCTGTAAGTCAGGCTTCACCAACTGGCGGACCGCGGTCCGGATCCGGACCAAAATTTGTCCTACGCGGACCcgtggccaagttgtaataaaatgtaagaatgagaacaatattttttgaggAGTAGCGCTGGGGAATTAATCGAAAAATAACGTAAAGATCTGGTTCTGTGCGTGTTTTCAGGTCTCACTTTGTCTTTGGAAGACGTGACTTTGATCTGCCCTCCAAACTGCTCCCCGAGGGTGTCCGGCGTCTGCACCATGGAGATCCCCTTCGGCTCAAAGATGTACACGTCCACCTGAGGAGACACCGGGTCAGAGACGActgcagggacacacacacacacacacacacacacacacacacacacacacacacacacacttgtgacGACCTTCTCACCTGGAACTGTGGCACGAGCCTGCCGGGCTGCAGGTACAGCGAGTGCTCGTAGAAGCCCAGCCTCCGCTGCATCATCTCCTGGTAGTGGAGCTCAAACTCGATGTTGCTGCCGGGAGGGACGTGGACTTCTGTCTTAAATGTCTCCAAGTCCTGTGAGTTCGCCCTGTGACACAGAGACGTTTCAGTCTGTGTGAAGCTGTCACACACATGAGGTGttaaagtgcataaaacagcatcaaaacagagcttggtaatcaaaaaaaaaagagccagaggaggatcccccacatcccccaacagaggtcctagctaagaccctaatgtcctaaaatcctaaaactgtcCAAAGTTCCTAGAAATATGCTAAAACCCTAGAAAGagccttaaatcctagaaatttcttgaaatctgagaaacgactaaaatcctaaaaatgtcctaaaattctagaaccttcctaaaaacccagaaatgtcctaaaatccaggaaaagtcctaaaatctgagaaatgtcctaaaattcttgaaaatgttctaaaatcctggaaacgtcctaaaatcctgcagagGTTTGAGCTCAGAGAGCTCGCTCCGGTACCTGACGATGCCCGCTGCCTTGCCTCTGGCTCGCGCCTGAGCGTACAGGTTCCTCGCCACCGTCTTCTCCTTCACCGAGCCCACGAAAATGATCCCGTTTACATTCCTGCAGCACGAAAAGTGAAAGGTTAAAACTCTCGAGGACGATCTCTGATCTCGGACGGCTGCGTGGACTGAGCGAATGTGGACTCACATGGTGAAGTTGGTGATGAAGGCTCGTTTGGGGATCTGGACGTTGAAGCCGATGCTCTGAGCTTTGGAGCCCGAGTTGATCACCGAGCTCCTGACGGTGGTGTGAGCGAAACGCGACGTGATGCGGCTCTCCACCTTGTAGCTCCTGACGGTGATGTCATCTCCGCGGATCGCCTtggcagcaaaacaaaatgtgctactcaaaattaagctttgaaaaatattttatgttattttctgctttcatcagccccaatcataaatatcagaatattcactaattttcagaatttttaccctttaaatgtcagtttttttcatgatgccactatggttttggatgaaaaaaacaaaaaaaaacaaaaagggaattATCATCGTGCCACATCGTATCgaatcgtatcgtatcgtatcaaaCTGTATCATATGAAATCATACCGTACCATACTGCATGATTGCATTAAATCAAATCGTGCCGTACGGTACTGTATCGTATCAGATCAGACCGTATCAAATCGCACTGTAACCGGTCGTACTGCACTATGTCATATCCTATCAAGTTATACCAATTATGTACCAAACTGCACCCCATCGAATCGTACTGTATCATATCGTATTATATGGTATCAGTGAAACTTcacatttaatttcataaaGTTCTGTAGGTTTCTACAATGGTTGGCCGCACACTACGAGCTCCTAAGTTGCTTCTGTTGGTGGCTGGTTGAAGAAaatatgatgctgttttttgacttAATGTCAAATCTTCATAATTAATGCAAACAAGGCTTCAAATAATGAGataaacatatgtaaaagtaaagACTGTGGGCAAAATCCAAAGACTTCAGACCATTCTGAATACTCGGATTTTAACttcttaaacacttttttttttttttttaatttgatgaaacttaacaaaaaaaaaatgcagccgACCTCACACAACTGTCTCGCTGattaaaagacagacaaaaaagggGGAAGCAGAGCGGGATCAGTGCAGAACAAAGTCAATAACCCGTCAGTCATGAGAATCTCTCCAAACAGCAGAATATTGACCGTCAGATAAGGTTCAACTCTGTCACAGTGGAGAGGGCTCCAACAACAAGCCCAGAGGCATACCTCAAAGTCTTCCTGCTCCTCGCTGGTCAATATCgctctctgaaacacacacacacacacacacacacacacacacatatgagcTTCACAGCGTCTTAATCTACTCTCTGAGAGGAGATTATAAATCACAAACTGCTTTTTATTAACACACGGGATCACAATCAGGATCAGATCAGCGGGTTTGTTTGAGGATGCCTTGTTCGTTTTTTGTGTAATCAGTGAGATGCACTCCATGGATCGATCGCTTATTGCAACATCGACCATGAAAGCAAAGCAACAATTGGGGCTTTGAGTTTTACAATCAGACACGTATATAAAGAAGAAAAGTCTCACCTTGTGTCTCAGCCGGTGGTCCTGCACGTGTGACTGGTGccacaaagaaaaataaggaCGAAAaccagattaaaaacaataattaattaaatcgtatttatcctgattttttttctacaacagtTCAAGAAAATATTGCTGGTATTTTTAACATGATTTAACCCACATTTAGACAGACATGACAGATAATTCACAGCCTTATCAGCAGTACAAAATGAAGTTTTTCAGTCATTATTAGCtacttttatattaatatttcaggTTTATGTGAGTTGTAATAAACGggctaaaacatgaaaaaaaatctttaggcACATACTTTTGACATACAGAAGTACATTTTGTcgggtttttttcccctaaaaataAGCacgaaaaataaataaatgacaagaaaatgatccaaaaatacagaaaattaaaaaatatgtataaatatctGATGTGacatcatttcaaaaatataactataataataattcaaaatatagttttctggaaacttcctttcctttttttttcataattctcAGTCTttacaaaaacttattttcaggtaattttttgtcacattttactaatttcttacaatttgtgtgacatttctaaCTAAAtttctcattgactttttttctctgtgttttttcaagaaatcaaaacaatctgctcagttttaaagggttaaatatcttctgagaggcgtctgaatgcGGCTCAGGGAGACTGATCTCTACCCAGGTTTTAAACGGTTAAATacttgccaaaaaaatcatcctgtTGTACAAAAGTGAGTTTTTAAGTGGgtttcaaaggtcaaaggtcagggcaggaattcagattttattttaaatttcatgtacacacaaaaaagctCTCAAATTATAtacaatttacttttttttcaatacttgttgagtctcattttgtattttaatttgtgaaaaaatgattaaaaaaatgtaaaaaataaaaaaaaagaaaatcatgtaTTAATGTCAGATTAAAATGAGGCTGaacaagcaacaaaagatgcaaaaatgtattcctatactttaaaatattcagtttcagCTCATAAATCACAGCCAATGTGATCATTTCTTTCAGTTAAAAGTGATATCAGTctaaatattcttttaatttttgattttttaaaatataaaactcgTCTCCCGCTCCCCGTTAACCCTCTTGGActcaccctctcctcctcccattCTCCATCAATGACAAACTCGAAGCAGCGGCCCTGTTGGAGCCCCAGGAGCCCCAGGAGCCCCAGGAGGCccgggagcagcagcagcagacgcCTCATGTTTCCAGGCCTGTGggctcaaacacacataaaaaaataaaagaagcacACGGAGAGCGCCGCAGACGGTCGTCCTTCTGCAGAGAGCCTGAAAACTGCAGGTTAAACTCCACTGAACTGATCGACTCGCAGCTCCAGTCAATATTTGTTGTTTCATGTGAGCCGGAGGGGAGAAGGAAACTTTGAAACTTGACCTGCGCCGTGGGCCGGACGGTAAATACGACACAGCTGACGCTTTCTCAAACGCAGATTTCACATCGCCCTGATTGTTTTTAGGATCCTGATGGAAACATCAAAAACTGACCGACGTGTTGCACGATAATTGatcattttcaaataattctctttctgttttaaaactaatattaaaactaacattttcttcatcacctttttctttcttttctttctttctctctctttgtgggaaatttcttgccaagttgctcaatgctttattccatgtttttgagagcaatcaatcctttttgttttttgaaaattttcagaaaattggagaaaaaataataaataaaaaaatcaagaagataaccaacaaaaatgcagaaaattaaaaaattataaattatataatatatatatatatatatatatatatatatatataaatatatacacatatctCCAGTGTACAGGAGAAAGATATAATCCTGCATTTTGGCCACAAGATGCGCCAAACTAAAGTGAACTGCTGCAGCCGGCGCGTCTCCACTCAGTTTAACACCAGCAGCAGATCTGATTGAGTTTTGACTAAATTGTAGATTTTTAGGGAATTAATTgctttgaaatttgtttttttttacatggtaACTGAATAACTGAGCTGAAATAAGAGGAAAAGAATATATACAGTCCAGATGTTGTAGAATTTGttcttataaataaataaataaggattaaataaataaatgaaaaatgaaaaaaaaaaacaccattatttaaaagtattttgtttCGTGATGTCTCCATCATGCTGACGATGGCTTTTTGCagaaacctttttattttgtcaaagatTCTCATGcagcagaggggaaaaaagaaaaaaaggggaaaaggttacaagaaa
This genomic interval from Plectropomus leopardus isolate mb chromosome 22, YSFRI_Pleo_2.0, whole genome shotgun sequence contains the following:
- the itih2 gene encoding inter-alpha-trypsin inhibitor heavy chain H2, producing MRRLLLLLPGLLGLLGLLGLQQGRCFEFVIDGEWEEERSHVQDHRLRHKRAILTSEEQEDFEAIRGDDITVRSYKVESRITSRFAHTTVRSSVINSGSKAQSIGFNVQIPKRAFITNFTMNVNGIIFVGSVKEKTVARNLYAQARARGKAAGIVRANSQDLETFKTEVHVPPGSNIEFELHYQEMMQRRLGFYEHSLYLQPGRLVPQFQVDVYIFEPKGISMVQTPDTLGEQFGGQIKVTSSKDKAHIVFKPNLQQQRKCDNCTGSAIDGVFTVRYDVNRDSNAGELQVSDGHFVQFFAPSNLSPLPKNIVFVIDVSGSMWGVKMKQTVEAMQAILDDLTIDDHFSIIDFNHNVRCWSEELVPASSIQIGDAKKYIQNIKPNGGTNINEALMRAVQMLVRASNQGLIDPRSVSMIILVSDGDPTVGEIKLSTIQKNVKRVMREEFSLFSLGIGFDVDYDFLERIAMENRGMAQRIYANHDAAEQLRTFYSQVSSPLLRRITVQFPEDSVSDVTQNRFDKFFSGSELVVAGKVLPSDSDTLTSFTTASTARLDITLETEGDMAELDTELAKQQHSFTGFARQLWAYITIKQLIAERSLAPTAAKKRKITQRIMALAVEHQFVTPLTALLVESEDAKERLLADSPKDPKHGCCSGMGGLGGGGSSSNGLAPVRVLYQPPPWVQMTTTAPPSQAAKGPEEWALPQQVNLVDNDPHFIVHLPRSNMDVCFNVDSTPGHILNLLSDSGTGLAVNGRLVGSKQPHKSKLSTYFGAISVYYQPDGVAVTVSTDSIAVSDSSSNHSFTWGATADITQDGVRISIVKNSHVSVIINNNIQVMVLLHRVWKKHPVNVDFLGIYIPNENQYSPLVHGLIGQFSREPDVSVYDVHEGLDPLKKEATMEVKGNRLLVTRGWQKDYRRDKRRGSNIYCWFIHNSGKGFIDGHYSDYIVPDLNSFLPPL